The following are encoded in a window of Salvelinus sp. IW2-2015 unplaced genomic scaffold, ASM291031v2 Un_scaffold2199, whole genome shotgun sequence genomic DNA:
- the LOC112073251 gene encoding F-box and WD repeat domain-containing 11-B isoform X2 has translation MEPEMEDNTLELMNTSVMESQNHVDDLSPKKTTILTKFSNGPVMTGSRKRPSEGNCEKEQCIALFDQWSETDQVEFVEHLISHMCHYQHGHINTYLKPMLQRDFITALPAQGLDHIAENILSFLDAQSLCSAELVCKEWQRVISEGMLWKKLIERMVRTDPLWKGLSERHQWEKYLFKNRTTEVPPNSYYHSLYPKIIQDIETIEANWRCGRHNLQRIQCRSENSKGVYCLQYDDDKIISGLRDNSIKIWDKQSLECLKILTGHTGSVLCLQYDERVIVTGSSDSTVRVWDVTSGEVLNTLIHHNEAVLHLRFCNGLMVTCSKDRSIAVWDMASPTDISLRRVLVGHRAAVNVVDFDDKYIVSASGDRTIKVWSTSTCEFVRTLNGHKRGIACLQYRDRLVVSGSSDNTIRLWDIECGACLRVLEGHEELVRCIRFDNKRIVSGAYDGKIKVWDLQAALDPRAPASTLCLRTLVEHSGRVFRLQFDEFQIISSSHDDTILIWDFLNVSTNGQSEGRSPSRTYTYISR, from the exons TTTAGTAATGGTCCTGTAATGACAGGCTCTCGTAAGCGTCCGTCAGAGGGGAACTGTGAGAAGGAGCAGTGCATCGCCCTGTTTGACCAGTGGTctgagactgaccaggtggagTTTGTAGAACACCTCATCTCCCATATGTGCCACTACCAACACGGCCACATCAACACCTACCTCAAACCCATGCTTCAACGTGACTTCATCACAGCACtgccag cccAGGGGCTGGACCACATAGCAGAGAACATCCTGTCGTTCCTGGACGCGCAGTCTTTGTGCTCGGCAGAGCTGGTGTGTAAGGAGTGGCAGAGGGTGATCTCAGAGGGRATGCTCTGGAAGAAACTCATAGAACGCATGGTGCGCACAGACCCCCTCTGGAAAGGCCTGTCKGAGAGGCACCAGTG GGAGAAGTATCTGTTCAAGAACCGAACGACAGAAGTCCCGCCGAACTCCTACTACCACTCCCTCTACCCCAAGATCATCCAGGACATAGAG ACGATTGAGGCTAACTGGCGGTGTGGCAGACACAACCTACAGAGGATCCAGTGTCGGTCAGAGAACAGTAAAGGAGTCTATTGCCTCCAGTACGACGACGATAAGATCATCAGTGGCCTTAGAGACAACTCCataaag ATCTGGGACAAGCAGTCTCTGGAGTGTCTGAAGATTCTGACAGGTCATACAGGCTCTGTGCTGTGTCTGCAGTATGATGAGAGGGTCATAGTCACTGGCTCCTCCGACTCTACTGTCAG GGTGTGGGACGTGACGTCAGGTGAAGTACTGAACACCCTGATTCATCACAACGAGGCGGTGCTCCACCTGCGCTTTTGCAACGGTCTGATGGTGACGTGTTCCAAGGACCGCTCCATCGCCGTGTGGGACATGGCCTCGCCCACCGACATCAGCCTCCGGCGCGTCCTCGTGGGGCACCGAGCCGCCGTCAACGTGGTCGACTTTGACGACAAATACATTGTGTCGGCGTCTGGAGACCGCACCATTAAG GTGTGGAGCACCAGTACGTGTGAGTTTGTGCGCACGCTAAACGGACACAAGCGAGGCATCGCCTGCCTGCAGTACAGAGACAGACTAGTGGTTAGCGGCTCCTCAGACAACACCATACG GTTATGGGATATTGAGTGTGGAGCGTGTTTGCGGGTGTTGGAGGGTCATGAGGAACTGGTCCGCTGCATTCGCTTCGACAACAAGAGGATCGTCAGTGGTGCCTACGacgg TAAGATAAAGGTGTGGGATCTGCAAGCTGCTCTGGATCCACGAGCCCCTGCCAGCACCTTGTGCCTGCGCACACTGGTG GAGCACTCGGGACGTGTGTTCCGGCTGCAGTTTGATGAGTTCCAGATCATCAGCAGTTCCCATGACGACACCATCCTCATCTGGGACTTCTTGAATGTGTCGACCAATGGCCAGTCAGAGGGCCGGTCCCCCTCACGGACCTACACCTACATCTCCAGATag
- the LOC112073251 gene encoding F-box and WD repeat domain-containing 11-B isoform X3: MEPEMEDNTLELMFSNGPVMTGSRKRPSEGNCEKEQCIALFDQWSETDQVEFVEHLISHMCHYQHGHINTYLKPMLQRDFITALPAQGLDHIAENILSFLDAQSLCSAELVCKEWQRVISEGMLWKKLIERMVRTDPLWKGLSERHQWEKYLFKNRTTEVPPNSYYHSLYPKIIQDIETIEANWRCGRHNLQRIQCRSENSKGVYCLQYDDDKIISGLRDNSIKIWDKQSLECLKILTGHTGSVLCLQYDERVIVTGSSDSTVRVWDVTSGEVLNTLIHHNEAVLHLRFCNGLMVTCSKDRSIAVWDMASPTDISLRRVLVGHRAAVNVVDFDDKYIVSASGDRTIKVWSTSTCEFVRTLNGHKRGIACLQYRDRLVVSGSSDNTIRLWDIECGACLRVLEGHEELVRCIRFDNKRIVSGAYDGKIKVWDLQAALDPRAPASTLCLRTLVEHSGRVFRLQFDEFQIISSSHDDTILIWDFLNVSTNGQSEGRSPSRTYTYISR; this comes from the exons TTTAGTAATGGTCCTGTAATGACAGGCTCTCGTAAGCGTCCGTCAGAGGGGAACTGTGAGAAGGAGCAGTGCATCGCCCTGTTTGACCAGTGGTctgagactgaccaggtggagTTTGTAGAACACCTCATCTCCCATATGTGCCACTACCAACACGGCCACATCAACACCTACCTCAAACCCATGCTTCAACGTGACTTCATCACAGCACtgccag cccAGGGGCTGGACCACATAGCAGAGAACATCCTGTCGTTCCTGGACGCGCAGTCTTTGTGCTCGGCAGAGCTGGTGTGTAAGGAGTGGCAGAGGGTGATCTCAGAGGGRATGCTCTGGAAGAAACTCATAGAACGCATGGTGCGCACAGACCCCCTCTGGAAAGGCCTGTCKGAGAGGCACCAGTG GGAGAAGTATCTGTTCAAGAACCGAACGACAGAAGTCCCGCCGAACTCCTACTACCACTCCCTCTACCCCAAGATCATCCAGGACATAGAG ACGATTGAGGCTAACTGGCGGTGTGGCAGACACAACCTACAGAGGATCCAGTGTCGGTCAGAGAACAGTAAAGGAGTCTATTGCCTCCAGTACGACGACGATAAGATCATCAGTGGCCTTAGAGACAACTCCataaag ATCTGGGACAAGCAGTCTCTGGAGTGTCTGAAGATTCTGACAGGTCATACAGGCTCTGTGCTGTGTCTGCAGTATGATGAGAGGGTCATAGTCACTGGCTCCTCCGACTCTACTGTCAG GGTGTGGGACGTGACGTCAGGTGAAGTACTGAACACCCTGATTCATCACAACGAGGCGGTGCTCCACCTGCGCTTTTGCAACGGTCTGATGGTGACGTGTTCCAAGGACCGCTCCATCGCCGTGTGGGACATGGCCTCGCCCACCGACATCAGCCTCCGGCGCGTCCTCGTGGGGCACCGAGCCGCCGTCAACGTGGTCGACTTTGACGACAAATACATTGTGTCGGCGTCTGGAGACCGCACCATTAAG GTGTGGAGCACCAGTACGTGTGAGTTTGTGCGCACGCTAAACGGACACAAGCGAGGCATCGCCTGCCTGCAGTACAGAGACAGACTAGTGGTTAGCGGCTCCTCAGACAACACCATACG GTTATGGGATATTGAGTGTGGAGCGTGTTTGCGGGTGTTGGAGGGTCATGAGGAACTGGTCCGCTGCATTCGCTTCGACAACAAGAGGATCGTCAGTGGTGCCTACGacgg TAAGATAAAGGTGTGGGATCTGCAAGCTGCTCTGGATCCACGAGCCCCTGCCAGCACCTTGTGCCTGCGCACACTGGTG GAGCACTCGGGACGTGTGTTCCGGCTGCAGTTTGATGAGTTCCAGATCATCAGCAGTTCCCATGACGACACCATCCTCATCTGGGACTTCTTGAATGTGTCGACCAATGGCCAGTCAGAGGGCCGGTCCCCCTCACGGACCTACACCTACATCTCCAGATag
- the LOC112073251 gene encoding F-box and WD repeat domain-containing 11-B isoform X4 encodes MTGSRKRPSEGNCEKEQCIALFDQWSETDQVEFVEHLISHMCHYQHGHINTYLKPMLQRDFITALPAQGLDHIAENILSFLDAQSLCSAELVCKEWQRVISEGMLWKKLIERMVRTDPLWKGLSERHQWEKYLFKNRTTEVPPNSYYHSLYPKIIQDIETIEANWRCGRHNLQRIQCRSENSKGVYCLQYDDDKIISGLRDNSIKIWDKQSLECLKILTGHTGSVLCLQYDERVIVTGSSDSTVRVWDVTSGEVLNTLIHHNEAVLHLRFCNGLMVTCSKDRSIAVWDMASPTDISLRRVLVGHRAAVNVVDFDDKYIVSASGDRTIKVWSTSTCEFVRTLNGHKRGIACLQYRDRLVVSGSSDNTIRLWDIECGACLRVLEGHEELVRCIRFDNKRIVSGAYDGKIKVWDLQAALDPRAPASTLCLRTLVEHSGRVFRLQFDEFQIISSSHDDTILIWDFLNVSTNGQSEGRSPSRTYTYISR; translated from the exons ATGACAGGCTCTCGTAAGCGTCCGTCAGAGGGGAACTGTGAGAAGGAGCAGTGCATCGCCCTGTTTGACCAGTGGTctgagactgaccaggtggagTTTGTAGAACACCTCATCTCCCATATGTGCCACTACCAACACGGCCACATCAACACCTACCTCAAACCCATGCTTCAACGTGACTTCATCACAGCACtgccag cccAGGGGCTGGACCACATAGCAGAGAACATCCTGTCGTTCCTGGACGCGCAGTCTTTGTGCTCGGCAGAGCTGGTGTGTAAGGAGTGGCAGAGGGTGATCTCAGAGGGRATGCTCTGGAAGAAACTCATAGAACGCATGGTGCGCACAGACCCCCTCTGGAAAGGCCTGTCKGAGAGGCACCAGTG GGAGAAGTATCTGTTCAAGAACCGAACGACAGAAGTCCCGCCGAACTCCTACTACCACTCCCTCTACCCCAAGATCATCCAGGACATAGAG ACGATTGAGGCTAACTGGCGGTGTGGCAGACACAACCTACAGAGGATCCAGTGTCGGTCAGAGAACAGTAAAGGAGTCTATTGCCTCCAGTACGACGACGATAAGATCATCAGTGGCCTTAGAGACAACTCCataaag ATCTGGGACAAGCAGTCTCTGGAGTGTCTGAAGATTCTGACAGGTCATACAGGCTCTGTGCTGTGTCTGCAGTATGATGAGAGGGTCATAGTCACTGGCTCCTCCGACTCTACTGTCAG GGTGTGGGACGTGACGTCAGGTGAAGTACTGAACACCCTGATTCATCACAACGAGGCGGTGCTCCACCTGCGCTTTTGCAACGGTCTGATGGTGACGTGTTCCAAGGACCGCTCCATCGCCGTGTGGGACATGGCCTCGCCCACCGACATCAGCCTCCGGCGCGTCCTCGTGGGGCACCGAGCCGCCGTCAACGTGGTCGACTTTGACGACAAATACATTGTGTCGGCGTCTGGAGACCGCACCATTAAG GTGTGGAGCACCAGTACGTGTGAGTTTGTGCGCACGCTAAACGGACACAAGCGAGGCATCGCCTGCCTGCAGTACAGAGACAGACTAGTGGTTAGCGGCTCCTCAGACAACACCATACG GTTATGGGATATTGAGTGTGGAGCGTGTTTGCGGGTGTTGGAGGGTCATGAGGAACTGGTCCGCTGCATTCGCTTCGACAACAAGAGGATCGTCAGTGGTGCCTACGacgg TAAGATAAAGGTGTGGGATCTGCAAGCTGCTCTGGATCCACGAGCCCCTGCCAGCACCTTGTGCCTGCGCACACTGGTG GAGCACTCGGGACGTGTGTTCCGGCTGCAGTTTGATGAGTTCCAGATCATCAGCAGTTCCCATGACGACACCATCCTCATCTGGGACTTCTTGAATGTGTCGACCAATGGCCAGTCAGAGGGCCGGTCCCCCTCACGGACCTACACCTACATCTCCAGATag
- the LOC112073254 gene encoding LOW QUALITY PROTEIN: fibroblast growth factor 18-like (The sequence of the model RefSeq protein was modified relative to this genomic sequence to represent the inferred CDS: deleted 2 bases in 2 codons), protein MQRQVFGVDGVNFSVHVEKQTRVRDAMSRRHHRVYQLYSRTSGKHVQVLGRRISARGEDGDKYAQLVVEADTFGSQVRIRGKETNFYLCMNRRGKLVGKKASNKSEDCVFVEKVLENHYTALMSARYAGWYVGFTKRGRPRRGPHTLPNQQDVHFMKRFPPGEYPETTPFRFTTVNKRSKRVRAPGTR, encoded by the exons atgcaaaga CAGGTGTTTGGCGTGGATGGGGTTAACTTCAGCGTGCACGTGGAGAAACAGACCCGG GTGAGAGATGCTATGAGCCGGCGGCACCACCGGGTCTACCAGCTCTACAGCCGCACAAGCGGCAAACACGTCCAGGTGCTGGGTAGACGCATCAGTGCCCGCGGA GAGGACGGAGACAAATATG CCCAGCTTGTAGTGGAGGCTGACACCTTTGGTAGCCAGGTGAGAATCCGCGGCAAAGAGACCAACTTCTACCTGTGCATGAACCGCCGCGGCAAGCTGGTGGGAAAG AAGGCCAGTAATAAAAGTGAAGACTGCGTGTTTGTAGAAAAGGTTCTGGAGAACCACTACACCGCACTAATGTCGGCGCGATACGCCGGCTGGTACGTGGGCTTCACCAAGCGGGGGCGCCCTCGCCGCGGCCCCCACACGCTGCCCAACCAGCAGGACGTCCACTTTATGAAGCGCTTCCCACCCGGGGAGTACCCCGAAACCACGCCCTTCCGCTTCACAACGGTCAACAAGAGGAGTAAGAGGGTCCGTGCCCCTGGGACCCGCTAG